TGGCCTTTTAGCAATTCATCCGCCCCATGAGCGCCCCCGTTATGAGCCGTCAAAAAAACGTCTTACCTGGCCCAACGGCGCGGTGGCGTATCTTTATAGTGCGCGCGCCTATGAAAAATTGCGGGGGCCAGAATTTGATGCGGCCTGGATTGATGAGTTGGCCAAGTTTGAGTATGGCGAGCTGCTGTTTCAAAATCTGAATTTAGCGCTGCGTTTGGGCCGTCGCCCTAAGATGGTGATCACCACAACGCCCCGGGCGCGACCCCTGATGAAACGGTTGTTGGGGTATGCAAAAAAGGGGAGTCTGGTGTTAACCACGGGGACCACCTATGACAATACCGAGCACTTAAGTGCGGCGGCTTTGGAAGAATATCAAAGCACTTTTGCTGGCACACGATTTGAAGCCCAAGAAATTTTAGGCCAATTGGTGGAAGACGATGAAGGCACTTTATGGAAACAGGATGTGATCGATACGTTTCGTGTGAAAGAGGTGGAGGTGCCTTTAAAGCGCGTTGTGGTGGCTGTGGATCCGGCGGCTACCCATAATCCAGAATCCGATGAAACCGGCCTTGTCGTGGCGGCATTGGGAACGGATAATCAGGCGTATATCCTGGAAGATTTGAGTGGTCGATATCCCGCCAGAGAATGGACAAAACGCGCGGTGGCGGCCTATGAGCGTCACAAAGCGGATGGTATTATTTATGAACAGAATATCGGCGGCGATGCGGTCGGGGATTTAATCCAGACATTTTTGGCCGGCGCCAATGTGATCCCTGTGATGGCCCGGCGCAGTAAAATTACCCGGGCGGAACCCATTGCCGCTTTGTATGAAAAAGGACGTGTTCATCACGTTGGAAGTGACTTAAAGCATTTGGAAAAGCAAATGACGACCTATATTCCCGGCGTGAGTGAAAGCTCTCCCGATCGGATGGATGCTCTTGTCTGGGCGCTCAGTGAATTAATGTTAGGACAACACAAGGCCCAACCTCCTCCGAATCTTTGGAGAAGGTTGGGGAAGGGAATCATGCCCTTTGGCCCGTGAGGATTATCTGAAAAGAGAGCCTTTTTAGAAGAACTCGATCTAGTCGAATTGACGTGCACGCGCCTATTTCTTTTTTTCTTTCTTCATCAGCTCTTTAACCACGGATTTGTTGAGATATTTCTCAGATTTGGAGCGGACGTATACACGCGCACGCGGAGGAGTGGACGAAGAACTTGCTTCTGTTTTAGCTTTCTTTTTTTTCTCCTGCTTATCTTTTTCCTTTGTGCTCTTTTTCAGCGCTTTATCCAGGTGACCAGGCGCCAAAACCTCATTGTCCAGAAGGCTCATCAGCTTGAGTTTTTTAAGAAAATCTTCTTGCTCGTCTCCTAAGACATTTGACGGAGGTCTTTGGTGCTTCTCAACCTTTTTTGAATGTTTAAATGTTCTGGTAAAATGCTCGGCACTGGTTGGGTCCATGGTTTTTGCTTCTTGTACCTTTAGACGACTAATGACAAACAGAAACGGGTCAGCATCCGGTTTGTCGAGATCAGAAAGTCGATAATGCCATTCTGTGGCAAGGGGGTTACTCGCAATGGTTTCAATCAACTCGATCAAAGGACTTTGCGGAATTTGGGATCCCTCTTTCAATCTTCTTGCTTGATATTGAAAGAGCTGTCCCTCTTGTCCTTCAAGGCATGCCGTGTAGGGATATGAAAGATTTTTATTATATCCAACTGCTCCAGAGAAAATGCTCTTCAGCATTGGTACATCAAGATCCCCATCAAAGTCTTTGGGGAAATTTTTTGTTGCTTCAAGACTTCCTTGGAAAAAAGAAAATAAAGAGAGAAAGAGGATAAAAGAAAGAGACTTTTTAACCATCGTGATGCCTTTCATTAAAAGAATTTAAGAATGGTATGTTTTGTAATACATTCTAATTATTTTTGATTAATTGTCAATAAAGTAAAAGAAAGCGTTCTTCTTATTAAAAACTTTTATCCTGGACGCTGGGGGGACCTCTCTTTAAGAATTATGATCTACACATAAACCCAGGGAGGTATTGTTATGCTTACACGCTTATTATTGGTAATAGGGGGGATTTTATTCATAAATACTACTGTTTATGGGTCGACGGTGGTTCAAGATGATTTATTTTCCGCTGCAAAGAAAATTTTCGCCCATTATGACTTTAAAGAAAAAAAGGTATCTTCTGCAGAAACGATCAAGAGAGAAGAAGAGGACTTAGCGAAACTTGGAGAGGCTTATGCTCAAGCCAAGACAGAATTTGCAAGTTACTATGAGCCTTATTTAGAAGACGGAACGCCCTCTCTGGATAAGGGCAAAAGTATAGAAGAGTATGCGGAAGATACAGAGCAACTAGAGCGTCTTCGTAAAAAGCACGTCGTGATGCGGTCTCTCATAAAGTTAAATCAACAAAGCGCCCAAAAAGCTTTCTGGTATGCACGGTTATTTTCAACGCTGGAAGAAACCTACGAAAGGCTTTTTCAGCTTTCGGAAATCAAGGTTTCCGCAAGCTTGAATTATAATTTTCATCAACAGTTGTTTGGGGATGAGGCGCCAGCAGAAGGCTATACTCTTTTTGGTCTCTTGATCCAAAGATATAATAATCAATACACAGTTCTTCTTGATTATGAAGCGCTTATGGAGACACAAGGGTATCAAATTGCACAAGTGGGAGAGCCGGGTCATAAAGCTAATTTGACCAGTGTTGATCCCACCTCTCTAGAACCCCTACGCGCCCTTCAGGGAAAAATAAAATCTATCTTTGGGGAAGATTTAGGACAAGCAGCGAAGGCGTTGGAAAAAGATCTTAATGATTATGCGTATGCTGCTTCTGTAAAAGAAAGTAAAATTCGTTCTCTGCAGCGTAAAGAAAAGAAACTGCTCAAGAAATATCGAACAGAAAAAAGCGAATCCCTTGAAGATCGTATTGATGATATCCAGGATAAAATTTACAAAAGAACCTACGAAAAAGATGTTCTTATGACTTTTATAAATTACGTCAATGCATGGTTATCAAAACTGTGAAAACATCAAGAGGCCCTTAAGGGGGCCTCTTTTGATCGATCAATCTAAGACAAAAAGCTATTTGACGATGATGTCTTTTTCGATGACGGGGCGTTTAACAACAATAGACTTTTTCACAATAATGGGTTTTTTTACAATGACTGGTCTTTTCACAACGACCGAACCGTGGCCGTAATAATAACGCCAAGCGTCTGCAGAAGTGCTGCTGGCGATGGTCATAAGGACCACCAAAGATCCTAAAATCCATTTATTAAACATGATATCCTCCAAATATAATCATGGTATAAAAATAACAACCATGCTTAATTATTATATCATAAATTAAAAAATATGATTTATATTTGGTAAATATTCAGTAAATAACCATTTTACAATAAATATTGTTTTGTTTTATTTGAAATATTTATTTAAGTTCTCCCAGAAAAAGACCCGCTTCCCATTCTTGCTGAGCAATAGGATGTCCTCGTCTTACGATTGAGAGGTCCATATCACAAGATTTCTTTCGAATGGCGCCCATTTGGAAATTCAATACTGCACCCAGGATGACGCCCAGTTGAGGGTGTTGGGAATGAGTCAACCTTAATCCCATGGATTGGGGATAAAGCACATCGATATTCTCAAGGTGGGGTTGGCGCGACTTAACCCGATAATGCTGAAAAACAACTGATTGAGCGCGTGAAATTGTTTTAGGGCTAATGATTTCTTCTAGGGAAGTGAAAGAGCCTTTAGAAAGCACCGTATTGCCCACTGTTCCAATTAATTTAACGTTGACCAATTCCAGGGTGGGCACTTCATTTTCA
The sequence above is drawn from the Candidatus Nucleicultrix amoebiphila FS5 genome and encodes:
- a CDS encoding DNA-packaging protein translates to MIGTLSESAPQDALESSSLQTPPWNPRPNQGEPSGDWRYWLVMAGRGFGKTRLGAETIRRWVMEEGARSIALVGATADEVRQVMVEGVSGLLAIHPPHERPRYEPSKKRLTWPNGAVAYLYSARAYEKLRGPEFDAAWIDELAKFEYGELLFQNLNLALRLGRRPKMVITTTPRARPLMKRLLGYAKKGSLVLTTGTTYDNTEHLSAAALEEYQSTFAGTRFEAQEILGQLVEDDEGTLWKQDVIDTFRVKEVEVPLKRVVVAVDPAATHNPESDETGLVVAALGTDNQAYILEDLSGRYPAREWTKRAVAAYERHKADGIIYEQNIGGDAVGDLIQTFLAGANVIPVMARRSKITRAEPIAALYEKGRVHHVGSDLKHLEKQMTTYIPGVSESSPDRMDALVWALSELMLGQHKAQPPPNLWRRLGKGIMPFGP